The following proteins come from a genomic window of Populus alba chromosome 12, ASM523922v2, whole genome shotgun sequence:
- the LOC118035939 gene encoding dof zinc finger protein 1 has protein sequence MDTATQWAQGIGAVNPMEGSRSDVLERRARPQKDQALNCPRCNSTNTKFCYYNNYSLSQPRYFCKTCRRYWTAGGSLRNVPVGGGSRKNKRSSSTPSTSAAGAAASKKFPLDLTQPNLPHSASQNPKIHEGQDLNLAYPPSADDYSNLSEFVEIPFDTESNKTHHQNPNPSSTSPSHHHHHHHVSPMEFLKSTAMNSRGFSAFMSIPPLSDSNNTMFSTGFPLQEFKSTQNFSLEGLESGYSNTQGVHETCGSARLLFPIEDLKQQVPSNTEFEQNTREQRDSAPAGYWNGMLGGGSW, from the exons ATGGATACTGCTACTCAGTGGGCACAG GGGATTGGTGCTGTTAATCCAATGGAAGGTTCAAGGTCTGATGTGTTAGAGAGAAGGGCAAGGCCTCAAAAGGATCAAGCTTTGAATTGTCCAAGGTGCAATTCCACTAATACCAAATTTTGCTACTACAACAACTATAGTCTTTCTCAGCCAAGGTACTTTTGCAAGACTTGTAGAAGGTATTGGACTGCAGGTGGGTCTTTAAGAAACGTTCCTGTTGGTGGTGGTTCAAGAAAGAACAAGAGGTCATCAAGTACTCCATCAACATCAGCAGCAGGAGCAGCAGCTTCAAAGAAGTTTCCTCTTGATCTGACCCAACCAAATCTCCCTCATTCAGCTTCTCAAAACCCTAAGATCCATGAAGGTCAAGATCTAAATCTAGCTTACCCCCCATCAGCTGACGATTATAGTAATTTGTCTGAGTTTGTTGAGATACCTTTTGATACTGAAAGCAACAAAACCCACCATCAAAACCCTAATCCTTCAAGTACATCTCcctctcatcatcatcatcatcatcacgtCTCACCCATGGAGTTTCTCAAGAGTACTGCCATGAATTCAAGAGGATTTAGTGCTTTCATGTCAATTCCACCACTATCCGATTCAAACAACACCATGTTTTCAActggctttcctttacaagaaTTCAAGTCAACTCAGAATTTTTCTTTAGAGGGGCTTGAAAGTGGGTATAGTAACACTCAAGGGGTGCACGAGACTTGTGGCAGTGCAAGGCTTTTGTTTCCTATAGAAGACTTGAAGCAACAAGTTCCAAGCAATACTGAATTTGAACAGAATACCAGAGAGCAAAGAGATAGTGCTCCAGCCGGGTATTGGAATGGAATGTTAGGTGGTGGATCATGGTAA